The genomic interval GCAACTGGCAGAGAGCATGCGTTCGTTGTCGGCCAGGCGGTCCAGCAGGGCGTCGTTGGCCGGCCGCAGGCTCAAGTGGTGCTGCTGGGCCAGCCGCAGGCCGTGCTCGGCCATCTGGTCGGCGTTGTACAGCTCCGAGCGCAGCAGGCTTTCATAGGTGAAGGTATGCCGGGGTGAACGCCAGCGCCCCGCGTGGGCGTACAGGCGTTGAAGGTAGCTGCGTGCGCGTAGCCAAGGATTGTCCATGGTGTGCCGGGTTGCCGATCTGGCCTTTCAGCACTCAGTCTGCGGCGGTTGCCCTGGCAGCGTCTGTACGTTAGCGAACAGACCCGCCACGGCGCTGCGCCTATGCTGAATCCCCGCAATCCCTGCACCCTTTTGCCATGGCGCGCGGTGCTTTCATGCCTGCCCATCCGGCAGGGGCAGCAATGCCCGCATCAGCTGAAAGCCAGGCACCCCTGCGCCACACGGGCGCGCCTACACTGTCGGCAGGCGCTTTTCCATTGGCTGGTAGACCAGCCCCGCAAACTCGCCCACTTCGCCTGCCAGGGTGAAACCGTAGCGTTGGTAGGCCGGCACCGAAGACAACGACGCCTTGACCGTCACCACGTCAACCCGGGCATGTTCCAGCGCTGCATTCATCAGGCGCGTGCCGATGCCCTGGCGTTGCCAGCCCGGAGCAATGAACAGCATCGCAACGTGGCGGCCTTCCTTGAGCTCGATCAGCCCCGCGATAGCGCCCTGCGCGACACAGGCGAGCATCAGGTTGTCACCTTGCATGCGCTCGGCAAAGGCTTGTGGCGCTGCCACCCTGGTGAAGGTTTCGACACCCTGCGCAGACAGCGAGGGTGCGACCGCCTGCGTGAAGGCGTCCAGGCACAAGGCGCTGACGTGGGGGAGGTCATCGGGGGTGAGGTTGCGTATTTGCATATTGCTCGTCCATGTCTGTAAACGTAATCAGGATGTCTTCGAAAAACGCCCCGATCGGTTCGGTGGGGTGGCACAACTGTATTTCCAGTACCCACACCACTTCGCTCGGGACGATTTCCACCTCGGCCAGCTTGTCCTGGCCATACAGTACGTGCGGGAAGTCGGCGACGCGATGCCCGGCCAGGTTGCGTTCCAGCTGCCAGCCCTTGGCCTGGGCACTGCGTTCGGCGAAGTCATAGAGCTCGCGTCCGGTCAACCCACGGCCCCACGCCAGGCGGGTTTCGTCGAACACCGCGTGCAGTGCCTTGACGCAGGCGTGGTGCAGCTCGTGGTGGCCAAACACGAAGGTGTCGCCATAGTCGCCTTCGTAGCCATCCCAAACCGGGCCGACATCGACCACGACAATGTCCGTAGTACGTAATACACGATCCGGGTCGATGCCTTGGCGCGGTGTACGTACGGTGTCGTCGCCAAAGCGGATGTAGGTGGGGTGCCAGGTGTGGGACGCGCCCATTGCCTGCAGTGTTTGCGCCGCCATCTCCAGTGCCTGGTCGGTGGTCATGCCGACGTGCAATTGGCTGGCGATCGCGGCCACGGCCCGTACTGACTGCTCGCGGGCAGCGAGCATGCCATCCAGTGAGTAACGCGGGCCGACCTTTTCCAGCTCTGGGTGCAGTGTGTTGGCGGTTGAAAGCTGGGGCGCCAGTGCGCCGCTGGCGACAAAGGCCTCCGCGACAAAACGGTGGGGTGGCACGCCTGCGGCGAGGCATTGCTCGCGGGCCTGGCTGATCATCGTGGCATTACCGCACGCGTAGACCTGGGTGTCGGCCCACCGATGCGCCTGGCCCAGCGCCACCTGCTGCACGCGTGCCTCAGCCGAGAGCACCGGGTGCCAGCGAAAGTGGGGGTATTCAAGGCTGGCCTGTTCGAGAAACGCGCGGTCATAGAAGTCCGCCGTCGATGAACCACCCCAGTACAGCGTGACCTCGGCAGCGTGGGCCATGGCCGTCAGCAGTAATGGCTTGATGCCGGCGTAACCTGTGCCGGTGGCGAACAGCACCAGCGGGCGTTGGTCTTCATGCTGCCAGGTACAGGCGCCCACCGGCCCCTCAAGCTCCAGTACAGCGCCTGCTTGCAGGGTGGGCAGCAGGCCTTCGGTGAACACGCCGCCGCTGACCTTACGGATGTGAAACACCAGTTGCCCCTGATCCTGAGCGGGCAGGTTGGCGATGGAGAAGCAGCGGCTGTCACCGTTGTCGAGCCGAAACCTCACGTATTGGCCGGCCCGCACTTCCAGTGGTTGAGCCGGTTGCAGCACCAGTTCGACGATATCTGCACTGAGTTCGCGCTTGCTGTGAACCTGTGCGTGAAACGCCAGCGACGGGGCGTCCAGCGACCAGCCGGGGATCTCCAGGCGCATGTCGCTGCAGGCGTGGCTCTGGCACAGCAGCATCTCATCGGCGGCCAGGGGGTAGGAGGGCGCGGGGGTGTCCGCATCTCGCTGCTTGTCCTGATACCGCCCCGACACGACTTTGACCTTGCAGGACCCGCAGGCGCCGCGGCGACAGGAGAACGGTACCGGCAGGCCGCTGGCGAGCATGGCGTCGAGCAGCAGTTCCTGGCGGGTTTCGAAGGTTTTGCCCGAGGGCGACAATTCGATGACGTGGCGGTTTTGCATGAACACCTCGGGGCAATTGAAGGTTCGATTGTTGCTATAGTCCAGGACCAGCAGAACCTCCAGTTTTGGATAATTCACATGGTCCAGCTTCGCAAATGGCAGCCACTGCTCAGGCTCGATGGCGCGCAGGCTTCATACCGGCAGATCGTCGAAGGCCTGGTGGCCGCGATCAGCGAGGGCCGCCTGCGCCCTGGCACGCCGTTGCCGGGCACGCGGGAGATGGCGCAACTGCTGAACGTCAACCGCAAAACGGTGATCCTTGCCTATGAGGAAGCCGAAACCAAAGGCTGGCTGCAGAGCGTGCAGCGCCGGGGTACCTTCGTCAGCCAGCAGCTGGCGACTGGCACAATCACGGCGCCCGCCGCCTCGCGCTCCTTCGCCTTGGCGCTGCCAGAAGAGCCCGCCGTTGCCTATTTCGAGGCAAACGAACGGGCGGCAGCGCAGCAGGGGCGGCCAGAGGCCTTGTTCTTCGACAACGGTGCCTGTGACCATCGCCTGCTGCCCCAGGCTGTTCTGCATCGCTATTACCGCAATGCCCTGCGCAACAGCTTTGCCAGCAACAGCGTGCGCCACGGCAGTGATTGCAGCAGCCTCTACCTGCGCGCCGCCTTGGCTGACATGCTCAGGCACAACCGCAGCCTGAACGTTGGCGCCGAGCATATCTGCCTGACCCAGGGTGTGCAGATGTCACTATCACTGTTGGCCAGCGTGTTGCTCAAGCCGGGGGATGCGGTGCTGGTCGAGCGCCTGAGTTATCCGCCGGCGTGGGAGATTTTCCGCCAGCTGGGGGCCCGACTGGTGACCGTGGACCTGGACCATGAGGGTTGCCGGGTGGACCAGATCGATGCCCTGTGCCGGCAGCACAAGGTGCGGATGATGTATTTGACGCCCCATCACCAGTTTCCGACCACGGTCAGCTTGCCAGCCGGGCGCCGGCAGCAGTTGCTGGAGCTGGCGCGGCTGCACGATTTCTGCGTGGTCGAGGAAGACTACGATTACGAGTACCACTTTTCCGGGCGGCCCTATCTGCCTTTGGCCAGCGACCGGCAGCAGCGGCATGTGATTTACATCGGCACACTGTCCAAGCCCTTGGGCAGCACGTTCCGTTGCAGTTATATCGTCGCACCGGTGGAGGTAACGGCAGTGCTGGAGCGCAGGGCGACGCTGACCCTGGGGCAGGGCGATGCGGTGATGCAGCGGATGCTGGCGGACTTGATCAATGATGGCGAGCT from Pseudomonas fortuita carries:
- a CDS encoding GNAT family N-acetyltransferase codes for the protein MQIRNLTPDDLPHVSALCLDAFTQAVAPSLSAQGVETFTRVAAPQAFAERMQGDNLMLACVAQGAIAGLIELKEGRHVAMLFIAPGWQRQGIGTRLMNAALEHARVDVVTVKASLSSVPAYQRYGFTLAGEVGEFAGLVYQPMEKRLPTV
- a CDS encoding NAD(P)H dependent flavin oxidoreductase family protein yields the protein MNYPKLEVLLVLDYSNNRTFNCPEVFMQNRHVIELSPSGKTFETRQELLLDAMLASGLPVPFSCRRGACGSCKVKVVSGRYQDKQRDADTPAPSYPLAADEMLLCQSHACSDMRLEIPGWSLDAPSLAFHAQVHSKRELSADIVELVLQPAQPLEVRAGQYVRFRLDNGDSRCFSIANLPAQDQGQLVFHIRKVSGGVFTEGLLPTLQAGAVLELEGPVGACTWQHEDQRPLVLFATGTGYAGIKPLLLTAMAHAAEVTLYWGGSSTADFYDRAFLEQASLEYPHFRWHPVLSAEARVQQVALGQAHRWADTQVYACGNATMISQAREQCLAAGVPPHRFVAEAFVASGALAPQLSTANTLHPELEKVGPRYSLDGMLAAREQSVRAVAAIASQLHVGMTTDQALEMAAQTLQAMGASHTWHPTYIRFGDDTVRTPRQGIDPDRVLRTTDIVVVDVGPVWDGYEGDYGDTFVFGHHELHHACVKALHAVFDETRLAWGRGLTGRELYDFAERSAQAKGWQLERNLAGHRVADFPHVLYGQDKLAEVEIVPSEVVWVLEIQLCHPTEPIGAFFEDILITFTDMDEQYANTQPHPR
- the pdxR gene encoding MocR-like pyridoxine biosynthesis transcription factor PdxR, yielding MVQLRKWQPLLRLDGAQASYRQIVEGLVAAISEGRLRPGTPLPGTREMAQLLNVNRKTVILAYEEAETKGWLQSVQRRGTFVSQQLATGTITAPAASRSFALALPEEPAVAYFEANERAAAQQGRPEALFFDNGACDHRLLPQAVLHRYYRNALRNSFASNSVRHGSDCSSLYLRAALADMLRHNRSLNVGAEHICLTQGVQMSLSLLASVLLKPGDAVLVERLSYPPAWEIFRQLGARLVTVDLDHEGCRVDQIDALCRQHKVRMMYLTPHHQFPTTVSLPAGRRQQLLELARLHDFCVVEEDYDYEYHFSGRPYLPLASDRQQRHVIYIGTLSKPLGSTFRCSYIVAPVEVTAVLERRATLTLGQGDAVMQRMLADLINDGELKKHLRRVNREYRRRRQTLLACLHDAFGEQITVQEPEGGLALWVRFADTINVDQLVDKALELDLVVRSGRQFSPFGHAENALRLGFASLDVDELRQATQRLAQAAER